ACGCACAAAGAAGGTCCCAACCTTGCAAGGTCAGGTGGTTGCCAACCTGTTCTTTGAACCCTCGACGCGCACCCGCAATAGCTTTGAACTGGCGGCCAAGCGGCTCTCTGCCGATACCCTTAACTTTGCACCGGGCACCTCTTCCCTCAGTAAAGGCGAAACGATCCTGGATACGGCACTGACTTACCTGGCCATGGGTACCGATATTATGGTAATTCGCCACCAGCAGGCGGGTGTTCCCCAGGCGATCGCCGATGAATTAGACCGATTGGAAACCCGGGTCAGTATTCTCAACGCTGGGGATGGGCAACATGAGCACCCTTCCCAGGCTCTGCTGGATTTGTTCACCCTCTGTTCCTTACTGGACCCAACCGATCCTCGCCTGAACCTATTACAAGGTAAGAAGGTGGCGATCGTGGGGGATGTCTTGCACTCCCGGGTCGCCCGTTCCAACCTCTGGAGCCTGACGGCCAGTGGGGCTGAGGTTCACCTGGCCGGACCCCCTACCCTCCTGCCTCGACTGTTCGCTCAGTTCCCAGGAGCTCAGTCTCCGGTAGGGGGGCAAATATTTGTCCACTGGTCGATCGAACCGGCCCTGGAAAATGCCCATTTTGTTATGACCCTGCGGTTGCAGAAAGAGCGGATGACCGAGTATCTGTTACCCAGCCTGCGGGAATATCACCAAGGTTTTGGCCTCACCCACGATCGGCTCAAACATTGCTGCCCTGGAGTCAAGGTGCTTCACCCAGGTCCAGTGAATCGGGGTGTGGAGATCAGCTCTGCCCTGATGGATGACCCCGAATTCAGTCTCATTGCCCAGCAAGTCACTAGTGGTGTTGCCGTCAGAATGGCCCTCCTCTACCTGATTGGCAGCGGCAAATCTTAGGATCACGGATTCAATCCCCTCGAGGATAGGGGAGTGAGGGTAGTCAGGAGTTTGGCACTTTATTTAATGCCGATTCCTTAGGATCGTGGATTTAATAACTCCGAAATTTTCAGCCCTCACCCCCTGCCCCCTCCCCCTCTCCCGATGGGAGAGGGGGCAGGGGGGTGAGGGCAATCAGGAGTTTATCGGTGTTATTTAATTCTCATTCCTTAGAAATAGAATTTGCTTCTGTTCTGCTTGAACTTCCCAGGAACAGGTAAGCTAGAATTGTAAAGGTTCTTTACCAGAGCTTCTGTCTGATTCCAAGAAAAAATTTCTTAAGAAGCTCTTCTCAAAAACTCTTTCTCCCAAACATCCCTATGACGCTCCCAATTCGCAATGTCGCCATCATTGCCCACGTTGACCACGGCAAGACAACCCTCGTTGACGCTTTGCTGAAACAGTCCGGCACCTTCCGCGAAGGGGAAGATATCCCCGATTGCGTAATGGATTCCAACGATCTGGAGCGGGAGCGAGGGATCACCATTCTGTCTAAAAATACAGCAGTCCACTACAAAGACATGCTGATCAATATCGTCGATACGCCTGGCCACGCTGACTTCGGTGGTGAGGTAGAGCGGGTCCTGGGCATGGTCGATGGCTGTCTGCTGATTGTCGATGCCAATGAAGGCCCCATGCCCCAAACCCGATTCGTGCTGAAGAAAGCCCTGGAAAAAGGGCTGCGCCCGATCGTGTTTGTCAACAAAATTGATCGGCCCCAAGCCAATCCCATGGGTGCGGTCGATAAGGTTCTGGATCTGT
The nucleotide sequence above comes from Leptolyngbya sp. 'hensonii'. Encoded proteins:
- a CDS encoding aspartate carbamoyltransferase catalytic subunit, which translates into the protein MTIASSMSTPWPHRHIISLANFSQQDYDTVLQTAASFREVLSRRTKKVPTLQGQVVANLFFEPSTRTRNSFELAAKRLSADTLNFAPGTSSLSKGETILDTALTYLAMGTDIMVIRHQQAGVPQAIADELDRLETRVSILNAGDGQHEHPSQALLDLFTLCSLLDPTDPRLNLLQGKKVAIVGDVLHSRVARSNLWSLTASGAEVHLAGPPTLLPRLFAQFPGAQSPVGGQIFVHWSIEPALENAHFVMTLRLQKERMTEYLLPSLREYHQGFGLTHDRLKHCCPGVKVLHPGPVNRGVEISSALMDDPEFSLIAQQVTSGVAVRMALLYLIGSGKS